The following proteins are co-located in the Pseudomonas synxantha genome:
- the phaZ gene encoding poly(3-hydroxyalkanoate) depolymerase yields the protein MPQPFIFRTIDLDGQTIRTAVRPGKPHLTPLLIFNGIGANLELVFPFVQALDPDLEVIAFDVPGVGGSSTPNRPYRFPGLAKLTARMLDYLDYGQVNAVGVSWGGALAQQFAYDYPERCKKLILAATAAGAFMVPGKPKVLWLMASPRRYIQPSHVVRIAPMIYGGSFRRDSNLAAEHASKVRSAGKLGYYWQLFAGVGWTSIHWLHKIRQPTLVLAGDDDPLIPLINMRMLAWRIPNAQLHIIDDGHLFLITRAEAVAPIIMKFLEEERLRAVIHPRPAV from the coding sequence ATGCCGCAACCGTTCATCTTCCGTACCATCGACCTGGATGGCCAGACCATTCGCACGGCGGTACGCCCGGGCAAGCCGCACTTGACGCCGCTGCTGATCTTCAATGGCATCGGCGCCAACCTTGAGCTGGTGTTCCCGTTCGTCCAGGCCCTGGACCCGGACCTGGAAGTGATCGCCTTCGACGTGCCCGGTGTCGGTGGCTCATCGACGCCGAACCGGCCTTATCGCTTTCCGGGCCTGGCCAAACTCACCGCACGCATGCTCGATTACCTGGACTACGGCCAGGTGAACGCCGTGGGCGTGTCCTGGGGCGGCGCCCTGGCGCAGCAGTTTGCCTATGACTATCCGGAACGCTGCAAGAAGCTGATCCTGGCGGCCACGGCAGCTGGCGCCTTTATGGTGCCGGGCAAACCCAAAGTGCTGTGGTTGATGGCCAGCCCCCGGCGTTATATCCAACCCTCCCATGTGGTGCGCATCGCGCCGATGATTTATGGCGGCTCGTTCCGCCGCGATTCGAACCTGGCCGCCGAACATGCGAGCAAAGTGCGCTCGGCCGGCAAGCTGGGTTACTACTGGCAGCTGTTCGCCGGGGTGGGCTGGACCAGCATTCATTGGCTGCACAAAATCCGCCAGCCCACCCTGGTGCTGGCCGGGGACGATGACCCGCTGATCCCGCTGATCAACATGCGCATGCTGGCCTGGCGCATCCCGAATGCGCAGTTGCACATTATCGATGACGGCCATCTGTTCCTGATCACCCGGGCCGAAGCCGTGGCGCCGATCATCATGAAATTTCTCGAGGAGGAGCGCCTGCGCGCTGTGATACATCCGCGACCGGCGGTGTGA